A genomic window from Triticum urartu cultivar G1812 chromosome 7, Tu2.1, whole genome shotgun sequence includes:
- the LOC125524540 gene encoding very-long-chain 3-oxoacyl-CoA reductase 1-like, with translation MVASVWFFLWLASLGALQVFALSIRLLANLVLFLRRPKDLRRTYGAWAVVTGPTSGIGRAMSLELARSGLNLVLVGRNPARLRDISETISRTYAMQTKTVLFDFSLASTAQGDEAMSRLREAIAGLNVGMLVNNAGVAKPGAVYLHEVDVEAWVRMIRVNVLALTEVTAEVLPGMVRRGRGAVVNIGSGSGSVLPSHPLYSVYVATKRYIAEFSRSLSVEYQSAGIDVQCQIPFVVETNMVSSAVKNSFFVRPWVLSPDTYARAAVRWIGHGTLCIPNFAHRLQWWFTCLFPDSFKDMNLLKRNLQHRAIFRRIKPLRETRANSRE, from the exons ATGGTTGCTTCGGTATGGTTCTTCTTGTGGCTGGCCTCCCTCGGTGCCCTCCAAGTTTTCGCTCTCAGCATACGCCTCCTCGCCAATCTCGTGCTCTTCCTGCGCCGGCCCAAGGATCTCCGTCGCACATACGGAGCCTGGGCTGTCGTCACCGGGCCAACATCAGGCATCGGACGTGCCATGTCCCTGGAGCTCGCACGGTCTGGCCTCAATCTTGTCCTCGTCGGTCGTAACCCCGCCAGACTCCGCGACATCTCCGAAACGATCTCTAGGACATACGCCATGCAGACCAAGACCGTGTTGTTCGATTTCTCCCTCGCATCCACTGCGCAAG GCGACGAGGCGATGAGTCGCCTCCGGGAGGCCATCGCGGGACTGAATGTAGGGATGCTGGTGAACAACGCCGGGGTGGCGAAGCCGGGCGCGGTGTACCTCCACGAGGTGGACGTGGAAGCGTGGGTGAGGATGATACGCGTGAACGTACTGGCGCTAACGGAGGTGACAGCGGAGGTGCTGCCAGGGATGGTGCGCCGGGGCAGGGGTGCAGTCGTGAACATCGGCTCGGGCTCAGGATCAGTCCTTCCCTCCCACCCTCTTTACTCTGTTTACGTCGCCACTAAACGGTACATTGCAGAGTTCTCCAGGAGCCTCTCTGTGGAGTACCAGAGCGCAGGCATCGATGTGCAATGTCAG ATCCCATTCGTGGTGGAGACGAACATGGTGTCGAGTGCCGTGAAGAACAGCTTCTTTGTTCGGCCGTGGGTGCTTAGCCCGGACACCTACGCACGCGCGGCAGTGCGCTGGATCGGGCACGGGACGCTGTGCATCCCCAACTTCGCGCACCGCCTCCAGTGGTGGTTCACCTGTCTCTTCCCGGACTCCTTCAAAGACATGAACCTCCTGAAGCGGAATTTGCAGCACAGAGCCATCTTTAGGAGGATCAAGCCGTTGAGGGAAACGCGGGCGAACTCACGGGAGTGA
- the LOC125519926 gene encoding very-long-chain aldehyde decarbonylase GL1-7-like, producing the protein MATRPGPLTEWPWHWMGSFKYLVLAPAALHTAHSVGTKGWGDMNLVYAAMLPALLLRLFHNQIWISLSRHQTARRKHIIVDRSLEFDQVDRERSWDDQAILATLFFYVAYAAIPSVRLMPMWEAKGAIIMALLHVGPVEFIYYWFHRALHHHFLYSRYHSHHHASIVTEPITAVIHPFVETLAYFLLFSIPMLIPIYMGYGSVLGVVLYLAYNDFINNMGHCNFEMLPKWIFQRFPPLKYLMYTPSYHSLHHTKFRTNYSLAMPIYDYIFNTMDKSTDELYERTLIGTEETPDVVHLTHMTTLQSIYHLRVGIASIASRPSDNHVWYMWMIWPMAWLSMVLAWVYGSSAFIVESLKLKKIMMQTWVIPRYNFQYSLTRERESINRLIEQAISDADGRGVKVLSLGLFNQERQLNGSGELFTQKYPKLRVRLVDGSGLATAVVLKSIPLDTKRVFLCGGSSKVAHATATALCERGVQVIMNQKKEYDMLKLRVAESSTAYLKFSSDEIPQIWIGDIINDKQQMGAPRGATFIPTSQFPFKKIRKDCTYLSNPAMKIPEAMQNVHTCENWLPRRVMSAWRIAGMVHALEGWGIHECGDDMMDIEQVWSAAIKHGFIPL; encoded by the exons ATGGCAACACGGCCCGGCCCTTTGACCGAATGGCCATGGCATTGGATGGGCAGCTTCAAG TACCTGGTCTTGGCGCCCGCGGCGTTGCACACTGCGCACAGTGTGGGCACCAAGGGGTGGGGAGACATGAACCTAGTATACGCCGCCATGTTACCAGCTCTGCTTCTGAGGTTGTTCCACAACCAGATCTGGATCAGCTTGTCTCGCCACCAGACCGCACGGAGGAAGCACATCATTGTTGACCGCAGCCTTGAATTCGACCAGGTCGACCGGGAGAGATCCTG GGATGACCAGGCCATCCTTGCTACGCTGTTTTTCTACGTGGCCTATGCGGCCATCCCGAGTGTCAGACTCATGCCAATGTGGGAAGCAAAGGGAGCTATCATCATGGCGTTGCTTCACGTAGGACCTGTTGAGTTTATCTACTACTGGTTCCACAGGGCGCTACACCACCATTTCCTCTACTCCCGCTACCACTCCCACCACCATGCCTCCATCGTCACAGAGCCTATAACAG CTGTCATCCATCCATTTGTTGAAACCTTAGCTTACTTCCTGTTATTTTCGATCCCCATGCTGATACCAATTTATATGGGATATGGTTCTGTCTTGGGTGTTGTCCTATACCTGGCTTACAACGACTTCATAAATAATATGGGACACTGCAATTTTGAGATGCTCCCAAAGTGGATCTTCCAACGTTTCCCTCCTCTCAAGTATCTCATGTACACTCCATC GTATCATTCTCTCCATCATACAAAGTTTCGTACAAACTACTCGTTGGCTATGCCAATCTATGACTACATATTCAACACCATGGACAAGTCAACTGACGAGCTGTATGAGAGAACACTGATTGGAACAGAGGAAACACCAGATGTTGTTCACTTGACGCATATGACCACCTTGCAATCGATTTATCATCTAAGGGTTGGGATTGCATCTATAGCCTCTCGGCCTTCAGATAACCATGTAtggtatatgtggatgatatggCCAATGGCATGGCTATCAATGGTACTGGCATGGGTTTATGGATCATCTGCGTTTATCGTCGAAAGTCTCAAGCTGAAGAAGATCATGATGCAAACATGGGTGATACCAAGATACAACTTCCAG TACAGCCTGACTAGGGAGAGGGAATCCATCAACAGGTTAATTGAGCAGGCAATATCAGATGCGGATGGAAGAGGGGTCAAAGTGCTCAGTCTTGGACTTTTCAATCAG GAAAGACAACTCAATGGAAGTGGTGAATTATTTACACAAAAATATCCAAAATTGAGAGTTCGACTTGTTGACGGAAGTGGCTTAGCAACAGCAGTTGTTCTCAAGAGCATCCCTTTAGATACAAAGCGGGTGTTTCTCTGTGGAGGCAGTTCTAAGGTAGCACATGCCACAGCTACAGCTTTATGCGAGAGAGGTGTCCAG GTAATCATGAACCAAAAGAAGGAATATGACATGCTTAAATTGCGAGTTGCAGAGAGCAGCACTGCCTATCTGAAATTCTCCAGTGATGAGATACCTCAG ATCTGGATAGGAGATATCATAAATGATAAGCAACAAATGGGGGCACCAAGAGGAGCAACATTTATTCCTACATCACAGTTTCCCTTTAAGAAGATACGCAAGGATTGCACTTACTTGAGTAACCCTGCAATGAAGATCCCAGAGGCAATGCAGAACGTCCATACCTGTGAG AATTGGCTTCCAAGAAGGGTTATGAGCGCATGGCGCATTGCTGGAATGGTACATGCACTAGAAGGTTGGGGCATCCATGAGTGTGGAGATGATATGATGGACATCGAGCAAGTTTGGTCGGCAGCTATTAAGCATGGATTCATTCCTCTATAA